The following are encoded in a window of Pseudomonadota bacterium genomic DNA:
- a CDS encoding DUF2029 domain-containing protein — MTLRGHTRWIAAVSRRPACQYLLWLSVLTPVALVLCMFSLQIVHVNFMLDGMPTYIAGKVWQRGFPEAVYCAPPAIPPHPEWLAELARHRLPLLKATYTYSPTYLALWSPLIRLVELRTFFWIFGALGTAAALVIGYESMRIAGVRGVATRWLGGLIVATSVPAAMAYVFGQNITHTGALALWAFRCLANGQAHGARFPNTTSVVGLVLLQCVFAFKPWAMVLLGVFVAARQTKHLIVSSLCFLAVHVLIPALATPELLSGHLAVLRVYSQVALVAFNNHSLRALLHRLADPDWPGRAAYWDPVPQLDPSLGRIELAAVIAIAALFVAIAALRKPRFEIVGGAAMALLLLPLGIVWTYYLILQAPVLTVALLHAGSPLALRVAAGAVALWSVRGLWIHVPLLYIQEHAVLSALVIGAPLLLGGVVAVSLVWQRPPAAKPAPSPSSPNEAGAPASSPTIARPQSRPRTQHGRRDPNPDPARGARCPGSDIRHRPRNRPSQSCS; from the coding sequence ATGACGCTGCGCGGGCACACGCGATGGATCGCTGCAGTATCGAGGCGTCCGGCCTGCCAGTACCTCCTGTGGCTGAGCGTCCTTACCCCTGTGGCCCTTGTGCTGTGCATGTTCTCGCTGCAGATCGTTCACGTCAACTTCATGCTCGATGGAATGCCCACGTATATTGCGGGCAAGGTGTGGCAACGGGGCTTCCCGGAAGCGGTGTACTGCGCTCCTCCAGCCATACCGCCCCATCCGGAATGGCTGGCCGAGCTGGCGCGTCATCGTCTGCCCTTGCTGAAGGCAACCTATACCTACAGTCCAACCTACCTGGCCTTGTGGTCGCCGCTGATTCGGTTGGTCGAGCTTCGGACCTTCTTCTGGATCTTCGGCGCGCTTGGTACGGCCGCCGCCTTGGTGATCGGCTACGAGTCCATGCGGATCGCAGGAGTGCGCGGCGTGGCTACGCGCTGGCTCGGGGGATTGATAGTCGCGACGAGCGTGCCGGCCGCCATGGCCTATGTCTTCGGACAGAACATCACGCACACCGGTGCGCTCGCGCTCTGGGCCTTTCGTTGTCTGGCCAACGGGCAGGCCCACGGTGCTCGTTTCCCGAACACGACAAGCGTAGTTGGGCTGGTGCTGCTCCAGTGCGTGTTCGCCTTCAAGCCTTGGGCCATGGTGTTGCTGGGTGTCTTCGTGGCGGCCAGGCAGACGAAGCATCTGATCGTGAGCTCGCTGTGTTTCCTGGCCGTCCACGTGCTCATTCCTGCCCTCGCCACGCCCGAGCTGCTCAGCGGTCACCTTGCAGTGCTCCGCGTCTACTCGCAAGTCGCGCTGGTAGCGTTCAACAACCACTCTCTGCGAGCGCTGTTACACCGACTCGCCGATCCAGATTGGCCTGGGCGCGCTGCCTATTGGGACCCCGTACCTCAGCTGGATCCGTCGTTGGGACGCATCGAGCTAGCCGCGGTGATCGCGATAGCCGCGCTTTTCGTGGCGATCGCAGCCCTGCGCAAACCGCGCTTCGAGATTGTCGGCGGCGCAGCCATGGCGCTGCTTCTGCTCCCGCTGGGCATCGTCTGGACCTACTACCTGATCTTGCAGGCTCCAGTTCTTACCGTAGCGCTGCTGCATGCCGGAAGCCCCCTTGCTCTGCGTGTCGCCGCGGGTGCGGTAGCCCTTTGGTCGGTGCGAGGGTTGTGGATCCATGTGCCGCTGCTGTACATCCAGGAACATGCTGTCCTGTCTGCGCTCGTGATCGGTGCGCCGCTCTTGCTTGGCGGGGTGGTTGCCGTGAGCCTTGTGTGGCAACGACCGCCGGCTGCGAAGCCGGCTCCGAGCCCGAGCTCGCCAAATGAAGCAGGCGCCCCCGCCAGCTCGCCCACCATCGCACGACCGCAATCCCGTCCTCGGACCCAACACGGACGTCGGGACCCGAACCCGGACCCGGCCCGGGGAGCCCGATGTCCGGGAAGCGACATCCGCCACCGCCCTCGCAATCGGCCCTCGCAATCATGCAGCTAG